Proteins found in one Pongo pygmaeus isolate AG05252 chromosome 8, NHGRI_mPonPyg2-v2.0_pri, whole genome shotgun sequence genomic segment:
- the LOC129006483 gene encoding ADP-ribosylation factor-like protein 4A — MGNRLSDQTSILSSLPSFQSFHIVMLGLDCAGKITVLYRLQFNEFVNTVPTKAFNTEKIKVNLRNSKTVTFHFWDVGGQEKLMPLWKSYTRCTDGILFLVDSVDIERMEEAKTELHKITRLLENQGVPVFIVANKQDLGNSLSLSQIEKLLAAGEVSSSTPWHLQPTCEIIGDGLKEGLEKLHDIIIKEKSISKKKKKKRKNELEPLIL; from the exons ATGGGGAATAGACTATCAGACCAGACTTCTATCCTGTCCAGCCTGCCTTCATTTCAGTCCTTCCACATTGTTATGCTGGGTTTGGACTGTGCTGGAAAGATAACTGTCTTATACAGGCTGCAGTTCAATGAATTTGTAAATACCGTACCTACCAAAGCATTTAACACTGAGAAAATTAAGGTAAACTTGAGAAATTCTAAAACAGTCACTTTTCACTTCTGGGATGTAGGTGGTCAGGAGAAATTAATGCCATTGTGGAAGTCATATACCAGATGCACAGATGGCATTTTATTTCTTGTGGACTCTGTTGATATCGAAAGGATGGAAGAAGCCAAAACTGaacttcacaaaataactaggtTATTAGAAAATCAAGGAGTCCCTGTATTTATAGTTGCTAATAAACAAGACTTGGGGAACTCATTATCTCTTTCACAAATTGAGAAATTGTTAGCAGCGGGTGAAGTGAGCTCATCAACTCCTTGGCATTTGCAGCCTACCTGTGAAATCATAGGAGATGGCCTAAAAGAAGGACTTGAGAAACTACATGATATCATCAttaaagaaaag tccatctcaaaaaaaaaaaaaaaaaaaagaaagaatgagctaGAGCCACTcattttgtaa